The following coding sequences are from one Nonlabens arenilitoris window:
- a CDS encoding alginate lyase family protein, whose translation MPVNYKFINDIFKNKALIIRNLMLLTLLAHSSITRAQNVNQDINTGAFQELEHKKSLIKTGDKKAVIAYQRLIEKADSLLTIEPFSVVHKTGVPPSNSKHDYMSIGPYWWPNPETENGLPYIRKDGEINPETRNNFTDFVEKKNFIDAIGELTEAYYLSDEKKYVHKGIELINVWFLDDATKMNPNVNYGQYVPGKSIGRCFGIIEFSGLKNITRFLQLAKSRNTLDKNTEKGMHQWFTDYSNWLQNSKLGKEAQTRENNHGTHYDLQLLDILWYLNQEDAVKEHLTTITKSRIFSQIEPDGSQPLELKRTKSFSYSTMNLHGFIKLVRLGEKVGVHLWSFQSEDGRSLKKAYQYMVPYLTKEKEWKYKQISSIKSSEGKLIEDLNYVSQTLKDYSFDHILAQLRQQNYSH comes from the coding sequence ATGCCTGTAAACTATAAATTTATCAACGACATTTTTAAAAATAAAGCATTAATTATCAGAAATTTAATGTTGCTAACTCTATTAGCACACTCTAGTATCACCCGAGCTCAAAATGTCAATCAAGATATAAATACTGGCGCATTTCAAGAATTAGAACATAAAAAGTCTCTTATAAAAACAGGAGATAAAAAAGCAGTCATAGCTTATCAACGGCTTATTGAAAAAGCAGATTCCTTATTAACCATAGAACCATTTTCTGTAGTTCATAAAACAGGTGTTCCACCTAGTAATAGCAAGCACGACTACATGAGTATAGGTCCATACTGGTGGCCTAATCCTGAAACAGAAAACGGTTTGCCCTACATCAGAAAAGATGGAGAAATAAACCCAGAAACTCGTAATAATTTTACAGATTTTGTAGAGAAGAAAAACTTTATAGATGCCATAGGTGAGTTAACAGAAGCATATTATTTAAGTGATGAAAAGAAATATGTCCATAAAGGTATAGAATTGATTAATGTGTGGTTTCTAGATGACGCTACTAAAATGAATCCTAATGTAAATTATGGTCAGTATGTGCCAGGTAAATCTATAGGAAGATGTTTTGGCATTATAGAATTTTCTGGACTTAAAAACATTACTAGATTTTTACAATTAGCAAAATCAAGAAATACCCTAGATAAAAATACGGAAAAAGGTATGCACCAGTGGTTTACAGATTATTCAAACTGGTTGCAAAACAGTAAATTAGGTAAAGAAGCTCAAACCAGAGAAAACAATCATGGTACACATTATGATTTACAGTTACTAGACATTTTATGGTATTTAAATCAAGAAGACGCTGTTAAAGAACACCTCACCACCATAACTAAGTCAAGGATTTTTAGTCAAATAGAACCTGATGGTAGTCAACCTCTAGAATTAAAAAGAACTAAATCATTTTCTTATTCCACCATGAATTTACATGGATTTATAAAATTAGTGCGATTAGGGGAAAAAGTAGGAGTTCATTTATGGAGTTTTCAATCTGAAGATGGTAGAAGTTTAAAGAAAGCTTATCAATACATGGTACCTTATCTCACAAAAGAAAAGGAATGGAAATACAAACAAATTTCAAGCATTAAAAGTTCTGAAGGTAAGTTAATAGAAGATTTAAATTATGTAAGTCAAACATTAAAAGACTACTCTTTTGACCATATCCTTGCGCAATTACGTCAACAAAATTATAGCCATTAA
- a CDS encoding glycosyl hydrolase encodes MSKTLLSLLLITSILVSCQESKTVSDSKSAISLEEGFKNPPNDAKARTWWHWISGNVSKSGITKDLEAMKEVGIQEAQLFNVHLGFPQGPVKYLSEEWLDLFKFAAQEARRLDLELAFHNSAGWSSSGGPWVTEENAMQTVVFSELKVEGGKEIKTQLPLPETKLTYYKDIAVIAFPKPRKTQKINGLDYKILSERVRNHLLPDTKTIPEAAIISKKSVINLTAEVTESGILEWNVPEGNWIILRLGHTPIGTQNRPAPPEARGLEVDKMSKTAVDAYWQGGVQPIINKLGDLVGTTVNNCLIDSYEVETTNWTAGFETQFKHLRGYDLTTYLPTLAGYYIESGELSERFLWDYRRTIGDLIAENYYAHFATLCHKNGMQFSVEPYWGPFDNMQVGATGDIVMCEFWSGGYPFFDSPKFVSSIAHLNGSSIIGAEAFTGIGGWDKHPADLKSIGDRAWSEGITRFIFHTYVHQPWDVAPGMALSYHGFDFNRLNTWWSQSKSYMDYLARSQYLLQQGENVADVLVFTGESSPNIGFIKPEIKEMGFDYDLIGANKLRDLTVKDGMIHSSVGNTYSVLLLPDSNFIIPETLEKIKELVDGGAQVIGKKPMQSPSLTNYPLCDDEVANYVDQLWGNGLIKDIPLKTLLAQKTVDFRIESSDNTDLSFIHRKTKEADIYFIANSRKETRDIIARFRVSGKQPELWNSEKGTAVDAVVFKENKDGTTSVPLQLGPEESVFVIFKKSVNKKHVVTTQLDLEQPQPQPLSQLKIIKASYGTFLQEGLVDITDQVNNEIKNGRLDFKMTRAFCDCDPAMGYKKEFRMEYLIGDTKKQLFAEEREQVTINAGDEKLKVLKAVFGKFKGETTGIPQHYKTYDVTQELKNLVATGNYNIPVTDSLIHDKIPEGDNTTLKITFTTDGEERTIHVPKDQVLKLSKEESQPELVYKHDAIYWVTPYAGHLHYTRASGELNTVTALDIPQPMDLSSSWDVEFAFAKAESIKEKFTPLISWSLHENPVIQHYSGTATYTKVIDLIEDQLQPENRLELDLGSVSVIAEVMVNDQKIETLWKAPYRVDISNYLVKGENKINIKVTNLWPNRLIGDEKLELDFERRGNKIKRLPDWLINDTKRPSTRTTFPSWKHWNKEDELKTSGLLGPVKIRFYKNIKL; translated from the coding sequence ATGAGTAAAACACTACTATCATTACTTCTTATCACTTCAATATTAGTATCCTGTCAGGAATCTAAGACGGTCTCAGATTCAAAAAGCGCAATCAGTCTAGAAGAAGGATTTAAAAACCCACCTAATGATGCAAAAGCTAGAACCTGGTGGCACTGGATAAGCGGTAATGTATCTAAATCTGGAATTACTAAGGATCTAGAAGCCATGAAAGAGGTGGGAATTCAAGAAGCTCAATTATTTAATGTGCATTTAGGTTTTCCACAAGGTCCTGTGAAATATTTAAGTGAAGAATGGCTGGACTTATTCAAATTTGCTGCGCAAGAAGCGAGGCGTTTAGACTTAGAATTAGCATTTCACAATAGCGCTGGCTGGTCGTCTTCTGGAGGACCATGGGTTACAGAAGAAAATGCAATGCAAACCGTAGTTTTTAGTGAACTTAAAGTTGAAGGTGGAAAAGAAATAAAAACACAATTACCTCTACCAGAAACAAAGTTAACTTATTATAAAGATATTGCGGTTATAGCATTTCCGAAACCTAGGAAAACTCAAAAAATAAATGGACTGGATTATAAAATCCTATCAGAACGTGTGCGCAATCATTTATTACCAGATACAAAAACAATTCCTGAAGCTGCTATAATTTCTAAAAAGAGCGTCATTAACCTAACTGCTGAAGTAACAGAATCAGGTATTTTAGAATGGAATGTACCTGAGGGCAATTGGATAATTCTACGTTTAGGTCATACACCTATAGGAACACAAAATCGTCCAGCACCACCAGAAGCAAGAGGCCTAGAAGTAGATAAAATGAGTAAAACCGCAGTAGACGCTTACTGGCAAGGCGGCGTACAACCCATCATTAATAAGCTTGGCGATTTAGTAGGCACAACGGTTAATAACTGTTTAATTGATAGTTATGAAGTAGAAACTACTAACTGGACAGCTGGTTTTGAAACTCAATTTAAGCATTTAAGAGGTTATGATTTAACCACTTATTTACCTACCCTAGCAGGTTATTATATAGAAAGTGGTGAACTATCAGAGCGTTTTCTATGGGATTATAGAAGAACCATAGGTGATTTAATTGCTGAAAATTATTATGCTCATTTTGCAACTTTATGTCATAAAAACGGCATGCAATTTTCTGTAGAACCCTATTGGGGACCGTTTGATAATATGCAAGTAGGCGCGACAGGAGATATTGTGATGTGTGAGTTTTGGAGTGGTGGCTATCCATTTTTTGATTCACCTAAATTTGTGTCCTCTATAGCTCATTTAAACGGTAGTAGCATCATAGGTGCCGAAGCTTTTACAGGAATAGGTGGCTGGGACAAGCACCCAGCAGACCTTAAGTCCATAGGTGATAGAGCCTGGTCAGAAGGTATTACACGTTTTATTTTTCATACTTATGTACATCAACCTTGGGATGTTGCGCCAGGTATGGCCTTAAGTTATCATGGCTTTGATTTTAATAGATTAAATACCTGGTGGTCACAAAGCAAAAGCTATATGGACTACCTCGCTCGCTCTCAGTACTTATTACAACAAGGTGAAAATGTGGCAGACGTATTAGTCTTTACGGGAGAATCATCGCCTAACATAGGTTTTATAAAGCCTGAAATTAAAGAAATGGGCTTTGACTATGATTTAATAGGTGCAAACAAGTTAAGAGATTTAACCGTTAAAGATGGAATGATTCACTCATCTGTAGGTAATACATACAGTGTTTTATTATTGCCAGATTCTAATTTTATAATACCAGAAACTCTAGAAAAAATAAAAGAACTGGTTGATGGTGGCGCACAAGTAATAGGAAAAAAACCGATGCAATCGCCTAGCCTCACTAATTATCCCTTATGCGATGATGAAGTAGCAAACTATGTGGATCAATTATGGGGAAATGGCTTAATTAAGGACATTCCTTTAAAAACTCTTTTAGCACAAAAAACAGTCGACTTTAGAATTGAAAGCAGTGATAACACTGACCTTAGTTTCATTCATAGAAAGACTAAAGAGGCCGATATTTATTTTATTGCTAATTCCAGAAAAGAAACTAGAGACATCATCGCGCGTTTTAGAGTATCAGGAAAACAACCAGAATTATGGAATTCAGAAAAAGGAACTGCAGTAGACGCCGTTGTTTTTAAAGAAAATAAGGATGGGACTACCTCAGTTCCTTTACAATTAGGTCCAGAAGAATCTGTATTTGTAATATTTAAAAAATCAGTAAATAAAAAACACGTAGTAACCACTCAACTAGACTTAGAGCAACCTCAACCACAGCCATTATCTCAATTAAAGATTATAAAAGCAAGCTATGGTACATTCTTACAGGAAGGTTTAGTGGATATTACAGATCAAGTAAATAATGAAATTAAAAACGGTAGATTAGATTTTAAAATGACACGTGCTTTTTGTGATTGTGATCCTGCCATGGGCTATAAGAAAGAATTCCGGATGGAATACCTCATAGGAGATACTAAAAAGCAATTATTTGCAGAAGAGCGTGAACAAGTAACCATTAACGCAGGTGATGAAAAATTAAAAGTACTTAAAGCGGTATTTGGAAAATTTAAAGGTGAAACTACAGGTATACCTCAACATTATAAAACTTATGATGTCACACAGGAGTTGAAAAACCTAGTAGCAACTGGAAATTATAATATACCAGTAACTGATTCATTAATCCACGATAAAATTCCTGAAGGTGATAACACCACGCTTAAAATAACGTTCACTACAGATGGAGAAGAACGCACCATACACGTGCCTAAAGATCAAGTGCTCAAGCTATCAAAAGAGGAATCTCAACCAGAATTAGTTTATAAACATGATGCTATTTATTGGGTCACGCCATACGCAGGTCATCTCCACTATACTCGTGCTTCTGGAGAATTGAACACGGTTACAGCACTAGATATACCTCAACCTATGGATCTTTCTAGTAGTTGGGATGTTGAGTTCGCTTTCGCGAAAGCGGAATCTATCAAAGAAAAATTTACTCCGCTAATATCATGGTCTCTTCATGAAAATCCAGTCATTCAACATTATTCTGGTACAGCCACCTACACTAAAGTAATTGATTTAATTGAAGACCAATTACAACCAGAGAATCGACTAGAACTGGACTTAGGAAGTGTTAGTGTGATTGCTGAGGTGATGGTTAACGACCAAAAAATCGAAACTTTATGGAAAGCACCTTACAGAGTTGATATTAGTAATTATCTCGTAAAGGGAGAAAATAAAATCAACATAAAAGTAACTAACTTATGGCCTAACCGGTTAATAGGCGATGAAAAATTAGAATTAGATTTTGAGCGTAGAGGTAATAAAATAAAACGGTTGCCAGATTGGTTAATAAACGATACAAAACGCCCTAGCACAAGAACCACGTTCCCATCATGGAAACACTGGAACAAGGAGGATGAGCTCAAAACTTCTGGACTTTTAGGACCGGTAAAAATTCGATTTTATAAAAATATCAAACTTTAA
- a CDS encoding BNR-4 repeat-containing protein: MSKQIFKTLLICFCFIGCASKTKDVKATMEEPKMVDYFADNGFGNAVALVQHPSGVYHKGITYVAYQGALEDPYVASYNHKTKEWNGPFKAGISEMGKDPNRKKRIDNHGKPAILIDDAGYIHIAYGGHGGRPEDGHNPLGNHHYGKNLHAVSKKPLDISEWETLDNISIFGTYSQFVKMDNGDIYLFYRHGAHRSNWVYEKSTDHGKTFEAPVSFLKHKRRTDVEAEDSWYPWVSKGNGDDIIVAFDYHICRDHNNSQDDRGHIPERHHLYYMVFNTKTEQWKNVENEPLVMPLTKEQADEKALVKRIPNDWTFQGIVDVDADGNPHLGVLVGPDINAKRSGPKQMQYFRWNGEEWWQGNTSNFPRGNGDIEVTSTTEVSFYLEHKNDDVGEISRWDSYDGGTSFKKKIVFLERNHSGFAISALIDNPHPDARIIVAENEENSDYRRMYLVGDNGPITRSKIETQVLKK; encoded by the coding sequence ATGAGTAAACAGATTTTTAAAACACTTTTGATTTGTTTTTGCTTTATAGGATGTGCATCTAAAACTAAAGATGTAAAAGCAACCATGGAAGAGCCTAAAATGGTGGACTATTTTGCTGATAATGGATTTGGAAACGCAGTTGCCCTAGTGCAACATCCATCGGGTGTTTACCACAAAGGCATTACTTATGTAGCTTATCAAGGTGCTTTAGAAGATCCGTATGTAGCGTCTTATAATCATAAAACTAAAGAATGGAACGGTCCATTTAAAGCTGGGATTAGTGAAATGGGGAAAGATCCTAATCGCAAAAAAAGAATAGACAACCATGGTAAGCCAGCTATTTTAATTGATGATGCAGGCTATATTCATATTGCTTATGGAGGTCATGGAGGTAGACCTGAAGATGGTCATAATCCACTAGGAAATCATCATTATGGGAAAAACTTACATGCGGTTTCTAAAAAACCACTGGATATTTCAGAATGGGAAACACTAGATAATATTTCAATATTCGGTACCTACAGTCAGTTTGTAAAAATGGATAATGGAGATATATATCTATTTTATCGTCATGGAGCTCATAGAAGCAATTGGGTATATGAAAAATCAACTGATCATGGTAAAACTTTTGAAGCACCAGTTTCTTTTTTAAAGCATAAAAGAAGAACTGATGTGGAAGCTGAAGATTCTTGGTATCCATGGGTGAGTAAAGGCAACGGTGACGATATTATCGTTGCTTTTGATTATCATATTTGTAGAGATCATAATAATTCACAGGACGATAGAGGTCATATTCCAGAGCGTCATCATTTATATTACATGGTATTTAATACTAAAACAGAACAATGGAAAAATGTTGAAAATGAACCTTTGGTGATGCCATTAACTAAAGAACAAGCAGACGAAAAAGCCTTAGTTAAAAGAATACCTAACGACTGGACATTTCAAGGAATCGTAGATGTAGATGCTGATGGAAATCCACACCTAGGTGTGTTAGTGGGACCAGATATAAATGCAAAAAGAAGTGGTCCTAAACAAATGCAATATTTTAGGTGGAATGGTGAAGAATGGTGGCAAGGTAATACATCTAACTTCCCTCGTGGTAATGGTGATATAGAAGTCACATCTACTACAGAAGTGAGTTTCTATCTTGAACATAAAAATGATGATGTAGGAGAAATAAGTAGATGGGATAGCTATGATGGTGGTACATCTTTTAAAAAGAAAATCGTTTTTTTAGAACGTAATCATTCAGGATTTGCAATTTCTGCTCTTATTGATAATCCACATCCTGATGCTAGAATTATAGTTGCAGAAAATGAAGAAAACTCAGATTATAGAAGAATGTATCTTGTAGGAGATAATGGCCCAATTACACGTTCTAAAATTGAAACTCAAGTATTAAAGAAATAG
- a CDS encoding sulfatase yields the protein MKNTPFTFIILLLFVFSCKNEKHTAIKFKSSNPNVLFIAVDDLNTWISPIDNFTSVKTPNFDRLASLGITFTNAHVQAPLCGPSRASIMTGLRPSTTGIYGMTPDDKIRRPGNPATKDITFLPEYFEKQGYHTMGIGKLFHIHAPDGVFYESGGRVKGFGPYPEKRFVWDGFGKGIKGTHGRTSTDWGAFPENDSLVPDHQSVNWVVERLNRTYDKPFFMGLGFLRVHVPLYVPQKWFDMHPLEGIETPPYLKDDLKDIPPVGLKINDLPMMPSTEWAKETGEWKKIIQAYLACMSYVDYELDRVLDALEQSNYADNTIIVLWSDHGYRLGEKGTFAKHALWETATKAPLIIAGPNVPKGKKIDTPVEMLSIYPTLLELSNLPAYSKNEGTSLVNIMQNNEVINDGYALTTFGMNNHSIKKDGYRYIRYEDGKEEFYNHRVDSNEWHNESNNPKYKIQIEALKKLLPVENANWDEASNYTFQPYFVEQKKRMNSKKQKEN from the coding sequence ATGAAAAATACTCCTTTTACATTCATCATTTTACTCCTATTTGTTTTTTCATGTAAAAATGAAAAACATACAGCAATAAAGTTTAAGTCTTCTAATCCTAATGTCCTTTTCATAGCTGTTGATGATTTAAATACGTGGATAAGTCCTATAGATAATTTTACTAGTGTAAAAACACCCAATTTTGATAGACTAGCTTCCTTGGGAATTACTTTTACAAATGCGCACGTGCAAGCGCCACTTTGTGGTCCATCTCGAGCTTCTATTATGACAGGTTTGCGTCCATCTACCACAGGGATTTATGGAATGACACCAGATGATAAAATCAGAAGACCAGGAAACCCAGCAACAAAAGATATTACATTCTTGCCCGAGTATTTTGAAAAACAAGGATATCATACCATGGGAATAGGTAAACTTTTTCACATTCATGCTCCAGATGGTGTGTTCTATGAATCTGGTGGTCGTGTTAAAGGCTTCGGTCCGTATCCTGAAAAACGTTTTGTCTGGGATGGTTTTGGGAAAGGTATTAAAGGAACTCACGGTAGAACCAGCACAGATTGGGGCGCCTTTCCTGAGAACGATAGCTTAGTGCCAGACCATCAATCCGTAAATTGGGTTGTGGAGCGATTAAATAGAACTTATGATAAGCCATTTTTTATGGGCTTAGGTTTTTTACGTGTACACGTACCACTTTATGTTCCTCAAAAATGGTTTGACATGCATCCTTTAGAAGGAATAGAAACACCACCTTATTTAAAAGATGATTTAAAAGATATTCCACCAGTAGGATTAAAAATCAACGACTTACCCATGATGCCATCTACAGAATGGGCTAAGGAAACTGGAGAATGGAAAAAAATAATTCAAGCATATTTGGCATGTATGAGTTATGTCGATTATGAATTAGATCGTGTTTTAGATGCTTTAGAACAAAGTAATTATGCAGATAATACGATTATAGTATTGTGGTCAGATCACGGTTATCGCTTAGGCGAAAAAGGGACTTTTGCAAAACATGCGTTATGGGAAACCGCTACAAAAGCACCACTTATAATTGCAGGACCTAATGTACCTAAAGGTAAAAAAATAGATACACCAGTAGAAATGTTGTCCATTTACCCAACACTTTTAGAGCTTAGTAACTTACCTGCCTATTCTAAAAATGAAGGAACAAGTTTAGTGAACATCATGCAAAATAATGAAGTTATTAATGATGGTTATGCCCTTACAACCTTTGGGATGAATAACCATTCCATAAAAAAAGACGGCTATAGATACATACGATATGAGGATGGCAAAGAAGAATTTTACAATCACAGAGTAGATTCAAATGAATGGCATAATGAATCTAATAACCCTAAGTATAAAATTCAGATAGAGGCATTAAAAAAACTTTTACCAGTTGAAAACGCAAACTGGGATGAAGCATCTAATTATACATTTCAACCTTATTTTGTCGAGCAAAAAAAGCGAATGAATAGTAAAAAACAAAAGGAAAATTAG
- a CDS encoding sulfatase family protein, which yields MESIIMTDKAMFMLKLSQLFKAIIVVLFLPLMSCNDKDKSNHAEKQFEIISDVKPNIIFYLSDDQDVYDYGCYGNKKVNTTAVDRLAKEGMLFTNAFTAQAICAPSRSQIFTGLYPLKNGCFANHTATKPDIKSVTEQMKELGYEVVLAGKSHVKPDSVYKWDKEWAPVPKKDVPREYIPLDSIEDYFKTAKKPFCMFITSKYPHGKYFDVENPNATDLKFYPFNSHKKSDKAYVKSKAGYYRSIEEDNTQLENILKLVDNYLDKNTLFIYSADHGVSGKFTVKDIGLKVPFVVRWPNVIKAGSTSNQLIHYTDVLPTFLDVAGGKATHDLDGKSIVPLFKGKDDEINRYVYGVRTNQNILNSEIFPSRMIRDKRFKYIRNFNSIEVVEKNLTGKPNVDFFLRRGSEKFKNEPFEELYDLEKDPFEQQNLAHNTELKVVKERLVRDLFTWMGEQGDFLKEELGSMPIITPKGNKGFKLDQDTPRRKIPDSLKNTLEKGDYTVIEYW from the coding sequence ATGGAATCAATAATAATGACAGATAAAGCCATGTTTATGCTAAAACTAAGTCAATTATTTAAAGCGATAATTGTTGTGCTATTTTTACCATTAATGAGTTGTAATGACAAAGACAAATCAAACCATGCAGAAAAGCAATTTGAAATAATAAGTGATGTAAAACCCAATATTATATTCTATCTATCAGACGACCAAGATGTTTATGATTACGGTTGCTATGGTAACAAGAAAGTAAATACTACAGCAGTAGATCGATTAGCAAAAGAAGGAATGCTATTTACAAATGCATTTACTGCACAAGCGATTTGCGCACCTAGTCGGTCTCAAATTTTCACTGGACTATATCCTCTAAAAAATGGATGCTTTGCAAATCATACAGCTACTAAACCAGACATTAAAAGTGTGACTGAACAGATGAAAGAATTAGGCTATGAAGTTGTTTTAGCCGGAAAAAGTCATGTAAAACCTGATAGTGTTTATAAATGGGACAAGGAATGGGCTCCAGTTCCTAAAAAGGATGTGCCCAGAGAATATATACCATTAGATAGTATAGAAGATTATTTCAAAACGGCTAAAAAACCGTTTTGCATGTTCATCACATCAAAATATCCACATGGTAAATATTTTGATGTAGAAAACCCAAATGCAACAGACCTTAAATTTTATCCTTTTAATTCACATAAAAAAAGTGATAAAGCATACGTTAAAAGCAAAGCAGGCTATTACCGAAGTATTGAGGAAGACAATACGCAATTGGAAAACATTTTAAAATTAGTTGACAATTATTTAGACAAAAACACACTTTTCATATACAGTGCAGATCATGGTGTTTCAGGAAAGTTTACAGTTAAAGATATAGGCTTAAAAGTACCCTTTGTAGTACGATGGCCTAATGTTATTAAAGCAGGTTCTACATCAAATCAGTTGATTCATTATACAGATGTCTTACCTACTTTTTTAGACGTTGCAGGCGGTAAGGCAACACACGATTTGGATGGGAAAAGTATTGTCCCATTATTTAAAGGAAAAGACGATGAAATCAACAGGTATGTATATGGTGTAAGAACCAATCAAAACATTCTAAATTCTGAAATTTTTCCATCTCGAATGATTCGGGATAAGCGCTTTAAATACATCAGAAACTTTAATTCAATTGAAGTAGTTGAAAAAAATCTCACAGGAAAGCCAAATGTAGATTTCTTTTTAAGACGTGGTTCAGAGAAATTTAAAAACGAACCCTTTGAGGAATTATATGATTTGGAGAAGGACCCATTTGAGCAACAGAATTTGGCTCATAATACAGAATTGAAAGTCGTTAAAGAAAGATTAGTAAGAGACCTATTTACATGGATGGGTGAACAAGGTGATTTTTTAAAAGAAGAACTAGGCAGTATGCCTATCATTACACCTAAAGGAAATAAAGGATTTAAATTAGACCAAGACACACCTAGACGCAAAATTCCCGATTCCTTGAAAAACACTTTGGAGAAAGGCGATTATACTGTAATTGAGTATTGGTAA
- a CDS encoding sulfatase, protein MSCKNEKEKTVEKQDQKPMNILFIAIDDLRPELGCYDARQVKSPSIDKLAKEAIVFDRAYCNIPVCGASRASLLTGILPTKTRFIDFRAKAEEDVPNAKTLPGIFKDAGYTSISNGKIFHYNKDAQEASWSRSPWMPDGGHRVSHDPTTTEVLTKSGNGRVYEAPEVDNSAYPDHKIAQKTINDLRELKASGEPFFMACGFFRPHMPFYAPKKYWDLYDRDSIEIADNRHLPENAPELLRGSGEFKSYSFGSYKPNTEEFHKMMRHGYYACVSYVDELVGEVISELESLDLAENTIVVIWGDHGWHLGEHEFWGKHNTLHNALQVPLIIKVPRKVKGQHSKALVETVDLYATLCDLANLETPDYIMGKSFKSVLDNPKQSFRENIYARFKKADAIVTEDFTYSLYENGDEMLYNRKLDPDENKNVAADDTYKDKLEDMRKALKIRQEQARSYR, encoded by the coding sequence ATGTCTTGCAAAAATGAAAAAGAGAAAACCGTTGAGAAACAAGATCAAAAACCAATGAACATTCTCTTTATTGCCATTGATGATTTACGACCTGAATTAGGTTGCTATGATGCGCGACAGGTAAAGTCACCAAGCATCGATAAACTGGCAAAAGAAGCTATCGTTTTTGACCGCGCTTATTGCAATATTCCCGTTTGCGGCGCTTCAAGAGCAAGTTTGCTTACAGGTATTCTACCTACTAAAACACGTTTTATAGATTTTAGAGCAAAGGCCGAAGAAGACGTGCCGAATGCCAAAACATTGCCAGGTATTTTTAAAGATGCTGGCTATACCAGTATTTCTAACGGAAAGATTTTCCATTATAACAAAGACGCTCAGGAAGCTAGTTGGAGTCGAAGTCCATGGATGCCAGATGGAGGACACAGAGTGAGTCATGACCCTACCACTACTGAAGTATTAACGAAATCAGGGAATGGTCGTGTTTACGAAGCTCCAGAAGTAGATAATAGTGCTTATCCTGATCATAAAATAGCACAAAAAACCATTAATGATTTACGGGAACTCAAAGCATCAGGAGAACCCTTTTTTATGGCTTGTGGTTTTTTTCGTCCTCATATGCCTTTTTACGCACCAAAAAAGTATTGGGATTTATATGATAGAGATTCAATTGAAATAGCAGACAACCGTCATTTACCAGAAAATGCGCCTGAATTATTACGTGGAAGTGGCGAATTCAAATCCTATAGTTTTGGATCATATAAACCTAATACCGAGGAATTTCATAAAATGATGCGTCATGGCTATTATGCCTGTGTAAGTTATGTAGATGAATTGGTAGGTGAGGTAATTAGTGAACTTGAATCCCTTGACTTAGCAGAGAATACGATTGTAGTAATATGGGGAGATCACGGTTGGCATCTAGGAGAGCACGAGTTTTGGGGAAAGCACAATACTTTGCACAATGCGTTGCAAGTGCCGCTGATTATAAAAGTACCAAGGAAAGTTAAAGGACAGCATAGTAAAGCTTTGGTAGAGACTGTTGATCTATATGCGACTCTTTGTGATTTAGCTAATTTAGAGACACCTGATTATATAATGGGAAAGAGTTTTAAATCAGTTCTAGATAACCCTAAACAATCGTTTAGAGAAAATATTTATGCGCGTTTTAAGAAGGCTGATGCAATTGTAACGGAAGATTTTACTTATTCATTATACGAAAATGGCGATGAGATGTTATACAACCGTAAATTAGATCCAGATGAGAACAAGAATGTCGCAGCAGATGATACTTATAAAGATAAGCTTGAGGACATGCGAAAAGCTCTCAAAATAAGGCAAGAACAAGCACGCAGTTATAGATAA